A single region of the Solwaraspora sp. WMMD791 genome encodes:
- a CDS encoding ABC transporter permease — MRIARFVARRLLQLVPVLLGVIVATFVLVRVLPGDPIRTILGPNATEVEAAAARARYGLDQPLWKQFLDYLGGLATGDLGTSIQSGNAVAGELALRVGPTLQLVVLAVTVAVLIAVVGGIWSARRADRAADHGIRVLALIGNSVPEFWLGLVLVLVGYSMLGWFPAPSGRVDPDTNLTPITGAELIDAALTANGPAFTSALGHLALPVATLAIVVVAPLLRSVRASALEVLHSEAYTAAAAHGLRERLLRRGYLIRATLVRLPSLAALVFGTAIGSTVLIEYVYSWQGFGQWALRGLLYRDFPVVQASVLLIAVCYVLVFLIADVVHAILDPRVKI, encoded by the coding sequence ATGCGCATCGCCCGCTTCGTCGCCCGCCGGCTGCTGCAACTCGTCCCGGTGCTGCTCGGCGTGATCGTCGCGACCTTCGTCCTGGTCCGGGTCCTGCCCGGGGACCCGATCCGGACCATCCTCGGCCCCAACGCCACCGAGGTGGAGGCCGCGGCGGCCCGTGCCCGCTACGGCCTGGACCAGCCACTGTGGAAACAGTTCCTGGACTACCTGGGTGGGCTGGCCACCGGCGACCTCGGCACCTCGATCCAGAGCGGCAACGCGGTCGCCGGTGAACTGGCCCTGCGGGTCGGGCCCACCCTGCAACTGGTGGTACTGGCGGTCACCGTGGCGGTGCTCATCGCCGTGGTCGGCGGCATCTGGTCGGCGCGTCGCGCCGACCGGGCCGCCGACCACGGCATCCGGGTGCTCGCCCTGATCGGCAACTCGGTGCCGGAGTTCTGGCTCGGCCTGGTGCTGGTCCTGGTCGGCTACAGCATGCTCGGCTGGTTCCCGGCCCCCAGCGGCCGGGTCGACCCGGACACCAACCTCACCCCGATCACCGGCGCCGAACTGATCGACGCCGCACTGACCGCCAACGGGCCGGCGTTCACCTCCGCGCTCGGGCACCTGGCGTTGCCGGTCGCCACCCTGGCGATCGTGGTGGTGGCGCCGCTGCTGCGCAGCGTCCGCGCCTCCGCCCTGGAGGTGCTGCACTCCGAGGCGTACACCGCCGCCGCCGCGCACGGGCTGCGCGAGCGGCTGCTGCGCCGCGGCTACCTGATCCGGGCCACCCTGGTACGGCTGCCGTCGCTGGCCGCGCTGGTCTTCGGCACCGCGATCGGCTCGACCGTGCTGATCGAGTACGTCTACTCGTGGCAGGGCTTCGGCCAGTGGGCGCTGCGCGGGCTGCTCTACCGCGACTTCCCGGTGGTGCAGGCCTCCGTACTGCTCATCGCCGTCTGCTACGTCCTCGTCTTCCTGATCGCCGACGTCGTGCACGCGATCCTCGACCCGAGAGTGAAGATCTGA
- a CDS encoding ABC transporter substrate-binding protein → MAGTSPRGESASPALSRRSVLQLGGIGTLLFATGACASGSRTDSSGNASPGTGTDTLRIAVSSYLSSWDQDFVGFDPVALMLYKNVFPYMIDYGVTEADGSRILDTENIVATFAESFEPNADQTVWTLKLRQGVTFASGNEMTAADVKWSKDRAFAAQANVAGIYRTIGLTEPDQITVVDDYTVQFTQAFPSALTRQIQAISLYVFDSEEAKKHATDADPWATEWFANNAPTGGYFNVERAVQGQEIVLTANDGYPGPDPAQARTIRISVVPAAANQRLQLQAGDIDVALGISQRDIADLKSADGIKVISAASNEQVAIQMSVTTAPFDNVDVRKALAHAVPYEQIINNVYGGDARPTKSLVPLDMPGYDERGYPYGYDPDAARAALAAAGVDQITSELVYATDNDTQQQIAVLVQSEARKVGIELELTPLDPATLAERRQQKNIPLQITSGQLWVNDVEYMLATSFVDGANLNYSNYVNPELEEIYERSHTIVDANERNELWLRVQEILAADVPWVILCQPNFNLPVREQVAGWVQPMDGLARLRYLSASA, encoded by the coding sequence ATGGCTGGTACCTCTCCGCGTGGCGAATCCGCCTCGCCCGCCCTCTCCCGCCGGTCGGTGCTCCAGCTAGGCGGCATCGGCACGTTGCTGTTCGCCACCGGTGCCTGCGCCTCCGGGTCGCGCACCGACAGCTCCGGCAACGCCTCGCCGGGCACCGGCACCGACACCCTGCGCATCGCCGTTTCCAGCTACCTCAGCAGCTGGGACCAGGACTTCGTGGGCTTCGACCCGGTCGCCCTGATGCTGTACAAGAACGTCTTCCCTTACATGATCGACTACGGGGTGACCGAGGCCGACGGATCCCGGATCCTCGACACCGAGAACATCGTGGCCACCTTCGCGGAGTCGTTCGAGCCCAACGCCGACCAGACGGTCTGGACCCTCAAGCTGCGTCAGGGCGTCACCTTCGCCAGCGGCAACGAGATGACCGCCGCCGACGTCAAGTGGTCCAAGGACCGGGCGTTCGCCGCCCAGGCCAACGTGGCCGGTATCTACCGGACCATCGGGCTGACCGAACCGGACCAGATCACCGTCGTCGACGACTACACGGTGCAGTTCACCCAGGCCTTCCCCAGCGCGCTGACCCGGCAGATCCAGGCCATCTCGCTGTACGTGTTCGACTCCGAGGAAGCGAAGAAGCACGCCACCGACGCCGACCCGTGGGCCACCGAGTGGTTCGCCAACAACGCGCCGACCGGCGGCTACTTCAACGTCGAGCGGGCCGTGCAGGGCCAGGAGATCGTGCTCACCGCCAACGACGGCTACCCCGGCCCCGACCCGGCACAGGCCCGGACCATCCGGATCTCGGTGGTGCCGGCCGCCGCCAACCAGCGGCTGCAGCTGCAGGCCGGCGACATCGACGTGGCGCTGGGTATCAGCCAGCGTGACATCGCCGATCTGAAGTCCGCCGACGGCATCAAGGTCATCTCGGCGGCCAGCAACGAACAGGTCGCGATCCAGATGTCGGTGACCACCGCGCCGTTCGACAACGTCGACGTGCGCAAGGCCCTGGCCCACGCGGTGCCGTACGAGCAGATCATCAACAACGTGTACGGCGGCGACGCCCGCCCGACGAAGAGCCTGGTGCCGCTGGACATGCCCGGCTACGACGAGCGCGGGTACCCGTACGGCTACGACCCGGACGCCGCCCGCGCCGCGCTCGCCGCCGCCGGGGTCGACCAGATCACCTCAGAGCTGGTCTACGCCACCGACAACGACACCCAGCAGCAGATCGCCGTGCTGGTCCAGAGCGAGGCTCGCAAGGTCGGCATCGAGCTGGAACTGACCCCGCTGGACCCGGCCACCCTGGCCGAGCGGCGGCAGCAGAAGAACATCCCGCTGCAGATCACCTCCGGGCAGTTGTGGGTCAACGACGTCGAGTACATGCTGGCGACCAGCTTCGTCGACGGTGCCAACCTCAACTACTCCAACTACGTCAACCCGGAGCTGGAGGAGATCTACGAGCGGTCGCACACCATCGTGGACGCCAACGAGCGTAACGAACTGTGGCTGCGGGTCCAGGAGATCCTCGCCGCCGACGTGCCGTGGGTGATCCTCTGCCAGCCCAACTTCAACCTGCCGGTCCGCGAACAGGTCGCCGGCTGGGTCCAGCCCATGGACGGGCTGGCCCGGCTGCGCTACCTGAGCGCCTCGGCCTGA
- a CDS encoding sulfatase-like hydrolase/transferase: MTEPEPDDRTSVTDPPAPPVDDPVKLTDDPTRSTGDSVEPTGDSAGRPAWHGLLELTALSGLAVTQPLLDVIGRSPDFFFFHGAGVPAVLTLVTIVALGPPLVLWGVERLAGLLGTAVGRWTHLLLLGGLGTLLAVQVGKALTDLRGPLLLASAAVVAVVAVVAYARFTVTAQVLRVAAVGPLVFVLLFAVASPSSAVLLGGEASSAAGRSIGPHPPVVIILLDEFPLVSLLDERGELDADRVPHFAEFAADATWYRNATAVSGKTVSAVPAMLTGRYPTGEVTPHYSQHPENLFTLLGPEYQIEAWENVTQLCPPEHCRGRPGQARGSLPVMLRETATLYGQLVSPRDSLADPADSFREPTVADDIRANDKAPETGPEFRMSRLSENQPARFTEFLASLQPQEAPTLHFLHLLMPHSPWTYLPSGTRYHGPAGLPWDGTWWARLTHQRHIEQVGYTDVLIGEAMRTLRESGLYDEALIVVTADHGGSFTEGVAGREMDAEFRAAPELAWVPLFVKEPGQQADRIDDRNWEHVDLLPTVADHAGIEVPWRTDGISALRGQRETTDKRFDQPAGQPMTMDGPTHFATVRAGSAARPVWPPLPAAELIGTSVEDLTVTGTGPSAIVANLSAYGDVDPDSGLLPALAHGTLPDSVPVGAPIAIALNGRVGTVVQAARDRAGRMRFVGLIPDEELFVPGRNELELFLVTADDAGAAPTTVLRMPTTAD, encoded by the coding sequence GTGACCGAGCCGGAGCCCGACGACCGTACCAGCGTGACCGATCCACCGGCTCCGCCGGTAGATGACCCGGTGAAGCTGACGGATGACCCGACGCGGTCGACGGGCGATTCCGTCGAGCCGACAGGTGATTCCGCCGGCCGACCGGCCTGGCACGGTCTGCTGGAGTTGACCGCGCTCAGCGGGTTGGCCGTCACCCAGCCGCTGCTCGACGTCATCGGCCGCAGCCCGGATTTCTTCTTCTTCCACGGCGCGGGCGTTCCTGCGGTACTCACCCTGGTGACGATCGTCGCGCTCGGCCCTCCGCTGGTGCTTTGGGGCGTCGAACGGCTCGCCGGCCTGCTCGGTACGGCCGTCGGTCGGTGGACCCACCTGCTGCTGCTCGGCGGTCTCGGCACGTTGCTGGCGGTCCAGGTCGGCAAGGCGCTCACCGACCTGCGCGGCCCGCTGCTGCTGGCGTCCGCAGCGGTGGTGGCGGTGGTGGCGGTGGTGGCGTACGCCCGATTCACCGTGACCGCACAGGTGCTGCGGGTCGCGGCGGTCGGGCCGTTGGTGTTCGTCCTGCTGTTCGCGGTCGCGTCGCCGTCGTCGGCGGTGCTGCTCGGTGGCGAGGCGTCGAGCGCGGCCGGGCGCAGCATCGGCCCGCACCCGCCGGTCGTGATCATCCTCCTGGACGAGTTCCCGCTGGTGTCGCTGCTCGACGAACGGGGTGAACTCGACGCCGACCGGGTGCCGCACTTCGCCGAGTTCGCGGCGGACGCCACCTGGTACCGCAACGCGACGGCGGTCAGCGGCAAGACGGTCTCCGCCGTACCGGCCATGCTCACCGGTCGGTACCCGACCGGTGAGGTCACCCCGCACTACTCGCAGCACCCGGAGAATCTGTTCACCCTCCTCGGTCCGGAGTACCAGATCGAAGCCTGGGAGAACGTCACCCAGCTGTGCCCGCCGGAACACTGCCGGGGCCGGCCGGGGCAGGCCCGGGGGAGCCTGCCGGTCATGCTGCGGGAGACCGCCACCCTGTACGGCCAGCTGGTCTCTCCGCGGGACTCGCTGGCGGACCCGGCCGACAGCTTCCGGGAGCCGACCGTCGCCGACGACATCCGGGCCAACGACAAGGCCCCGGAGACCGGTCCGGAGTTCCGGATGAGCCGGTTGTCGGAGAACCAGCCGGCCCGGTTCACCGAGTTTCTCGCCTCGCTGCAGCCGCAGGAGGCCCCGACGCTGCACTTCCTGCATCTGCTGATGCCGCACTCGCCGTGGACGTACCTGCCGTCGGGGACCCGCTACCACGGCCCCGCCGGCCTGCCCTGGGACGGCACCTGGTGGGCCCGACTGACCCACCAACGGCACATCGAGCAGGTCGGCTACACCGACGTACTGATCGGTGAGGCGATGCGGACCCTGCGCGAGTCCGGGCTCTACGACGAGGCGTTGATCGTGGTGACCGCCGACCACGGCGGCAGCTTCACCGAGGGGGTCGCCGGCCGGGAGATGGACGCCGAGTTCCGGGCCGCACCCGAACTCGCCTGGGTGCCGCTGTTCGTCAAGGAACCGGGTCAGCAGGCCGACCGTATCGACGATCGCAACTGGGAACACGTCGACCTGCTGCCCACCGTCGCCGACCACGCCGGCATCGAGGTGCCCTGGCGTACCGACGGCATCTCGGCGTTGCGCGGGCAGCGCGAGACCACCGACAAGCGGTTCGACCAGCCGGCGGGGCAGCCGATGACGATGGACGGGCCGACCCACTTCGCCACCGTACGAGCGGGCAGTGCGGCCCGGCCGGTCTGGCCACCGTTGCCGGCCGCCGAGCTGATCGGCACCTCGGTCGAGGATCTCACGGTGACCGGCACCGGGCCGTCGGCGATCGTGGCGAACCTGTCGGCGTACGGCGACGTCGATCCGGACAGCGGGTTGCTGCCGGCGTTGGCGCACGGCACCCTGCCCGATTCGGTGCCGGTGGGCGCGCCGATCGCGATCGCACTCAACGGTCGGGTCGGCACCGTGGTGCAGGCCGCCCGGGACCGGGCGGGACGGATGCGGTTCGTCGGTCTGATCCCGGACGAGGAGCTGTTCGTGCCGGGCCGCAACGAGCTGGAGCTGTTCCTGGTCACCGCCGATGACGCCGGTGCCGCCCCGACGACGGTGCTGCGGATGCCGACGACGGCGGACTGA
- a CDS encoding terpene synthase family protein codes for MRTVSSSAGEALQTAAEQGRICAIATAGHRDLAARATAYPALLPHRPFDPSVFAAVAMATAFAAPWCTPEQLRSANRATIWGYAAHWRIRHIESDDDVIVLIDRCRAVAHGAPAGQHDELGRFLAEIVAELTPSPAFAARRGLWWAELERMLTALHREWRWRAAQRAEPDGHRPTLHEYLDNSATIGSTFVDLTHWLRSGDGPAIAHLHELITVSREVQRVLRLVADLAAPPGRDSASGGLDTLLAADRVTLQEQIGHLVDRCRELLRPLEVRCPHHASYLSRQLGFSSGFHRITDLWGGL; via the coding sequence ATGCGGACGGTCTCCTCGTCGGCCGGCGAGGCCCTGCAGACCGCCGCAGAGCAGGGCAGGATCTGCGCCATCGCAACCGCCGGTCACCGCGACCTGGCCGCCCGGGCCACGGCGTACCCGGCGCTGCTGCCCCACCGGCCGTTCGACCCGTCGGTCTTCGCCGCGGTCGCGATGGCCACCGCGTTCGCCGCCCCGTGGTGCACCCCGGAGCAGCTGCGGTCGGCCAACCGGGCGACCATCTGGGGGTACGCGGCGCACTGGCGGATCCGACACATCGAATCCGACGACGACGTCATCGTCCTGATCGACCGCTGCCGGGCCGTCGCGCACGGGGCACCCGCCGGACAGCACGACGAACTCGGCCGGTTCCTGGCCGAGATCGTCGCCGAGCTCACCCCGTCACCCGCCTTCGCCGCCCGACGTGGCCTGTGGTGGGCCGAGCTGGAACGGATGTTGACCGCCCTGCACCGCGAATGGCGGTGGCGGGCGGCCCAGCGGGCCGAGCCGGACGGTCACCGACCAACCCTGCACGAGTATCTCGACAACTCCGCGACCATCGGCTCCACCTTCGTCGACCTGACCCACTGGCTCCGGTCGGGCGATGGCCCGGCCATCGCCCACCTGCACGAGCTGATCACGGTCAGCCGCGAGGTGCAGCGGGTGCTGCGGCTGGTCGCCGACCTCGCCGCGCCACCCGGGCGCGACAGCGCGTCCGGTGGACTCGACACGCTCCTGGCAGCGGACCGGGTCACCCTGCAGGAGCAGATCGGACACCTGGTCGACCGCTGCCGGGAGCTGCTGCGTCCGCTGGAGGTCCGCTGCCCGCACCACGCCAGCTACCTGTCGCGCCAACTCGGCTTCAGCAGTGGCTTCCACCGGATCACCGACCTCTGGGGTGGACTGTGA
- a CDS encoding prenyltransferase/squalene oxidase repeat-containing protein, with amino-acid sequence MTITDTWPGTLARLLHPPRRRQPTPLDHDWTRPAQELVDQLLTTAGPGDEVAAAAERARVLSTLLRVDLTVLVAPELIDSLQAVVRPGGPANPTAPGLSTRQAARPPARPAATDVGATALISYALALLGRPTDPTALLDHATDLTALGDQQADLPAGADPAAPVTAEAYLLEALAACDAGRRYGDVMAARRTVSARLCDQQRPDGSWAGRPADSPYATTACCALALQEAGLGARASAAVLRAVDWVLRTQRTDGSWGRWSGTAEETGYALQVLLATTDPPSARMAQAAARGRAHLGTPDARCPGTRTDVTGGGPGRSGRVVRAGILAAGHLARRVADGDAFGPA; translated from the coding sequence GTGACCATCACCGACACCTGGCCCGGCACCCTCGCCCGGCTGTTGCACCCCCCGCGCCGTCGGCAACCGACCCCGCTCGACCACGACTGGACCCGGCCGGCCCAGGAACTCGTCGACCAACTGCTCACGACGGCCGGACCTGGCGACGAGGTGGCCGCCGCCGCCGAGCGCGCCCGGGTGCTGAGCACCCTGCTGCGGGTGGACCTGACGGTCCTGGTGGCGCCGGAGCTGATCGACTCGCTACAGGCCGTGGTACGGCCGGGCGGACCCGCCAACCCGACGGCACCGGGCCTGTCGACCAGACAGGCAGCGCGCCCGCCCGCACGGCCGGCAGCGACCGACGTCGGCGCCACCGCGCTGATCTCGTACGCCCTTGCGCTGCTCGGCCGGCCAACGGACCCGACGGCGCTGCTCGACCACGCGACGGACCTGACGGCGCTGGGCGACCAGCAGGCCGACCTGCCCGCCGGCGCCGACCCGGCCGCGCCGGTGACCGCCGAGGCGTACCTGCTCGAGGCGCTCGCCGCCTGCGACGCCGGCAGACGCTACGGCGACGTGATGGCGGCCCGGCGTACCGTCAGCGCCCGCCTCTGCGACCAGCAGCGCCCCGACGGGTCCTGGGCCGGCCGGCCCGCCGATTCGCCCTACGCCACCACCGCCTGCTGCGCACTGGCGCTGCAGGAGGCCGGCCTGGGCGCCCGTGCCTCCGCCGCGGTGCTGCGCGCCGTCGACTGGGTCCTGCGTACCCAACGGACCGACGGGTCCTGGGGGCGGTGGTCAGGCACCGCCGAGGAGACCGGGTACGCGCTGCAGGTGCTGCTGGCCACCACCGACCCGCCCAGCGCCCGGATGGCGCAGGCGGCCGCCCGTGGCCGCGCCCACCTCGGGACGCCGGACGCCCGGTGCCCCGGCACCCGGACCGACGTCACCGGCGGTGGACCGGGCCGGTCGGGGCGCGTCGTGCGGGCCGGCATCCTCGCCGCCGGGCATCTCGCCCGCCGGGTGGCCGACGGCGACGCGTTCGGGCCCGCTTAG
- a CDS encoding Lsr2 family protein yields MAKKVITLLTDDLDGSEADRTVEFSLDGVSYTIDLSEKNAGKLRKALDAYIAAGTRVSRSTATGRGGRGSYTAPPARSDREQNRAIREWAAKNGYAVSERGRIPANVIAAYHKG; encoded by the coding sequence GTGGCCAAGAAAGTCATTACTCTGCTGACCGACGACCTTGACGGCAGCGAGGCCGATCGGACGGTGGAGTTCTCGCTGGACGGTGTCAGTTACACCATAGATCTGTCCGAGAAGAACGCCGGCAAGCTGCGCAAGGCGCTGGACGCCTACATCGCCGCCGGCACGAGGGTCAGCCGTAGTACCGCCACGGGGCGAGGAGGGCGGGGCAGCTACACGGCACCGCCGGCCCGGTCCGACCGCGAACAGAACCGGGCGATCCGTGAATGGGCAGCCAAGAACGGCTACGCGGTCTCGGAACGGGGCCGTATCCCGGCGAACGTGATCGCCGCCTACCACAAGGGCTGA
- a CDS encoding DUF2726 domain-containing protein, whose product MTNDDGSRQSWLRPLLGPAEHTAALARGELFERAGRVVQPDRRLSQLVGRRPPGVTTRQWSVATRAQFDFVVCDPTDHRPEFVVAFVDPATRTTGQQRDERMTDAVCEALGLELLRVESPAFAAAGLGRRVVEYILDARAFQRIGGVDGVDPDGSTVGQPGYRDIVGRLPDGRTGYVNDLGAVARARAVEAFVGRQLSDPLLRGLHVRWKDGSAEGWAWLSVREGRFLFERVRICPHRLQCGIEPARFAEDLAAAAVGERLKTLELVEPELCDRAQLRRRLHALRERRAQMSGEFAFDHVAFD is encoded by the coding sequence ATGACCAACGACGACGGCTCCCGGCAATCCTGGCTGCGCCCATTGCTCGGCCCTGCGGAACATACCGCCGCGCTCGCGCGCGGTGAGCTGTTCGAGCGCGCGGGCCGGGTCGTCCAACCCGACCGGCGGCTCAGCCAGCTGGTGGGCCGTCGCCCACCGGGCGTGACGACACGTCAGTGGAGCGTCGCGACCCGGGCACAGTTCGATTTCGTGGTGTGCGACCCGACGGATCACCGCCCGGAATTCGTGGTCGCCTTCGTCGACCCGGCGACGCGGACGACCGGGCAGCAGCGGGACGAGCGGATGACGGACGCGGTCTGCGAGGCACTGGGTCTGGAGCTGTTGCGGGTCGAGTCACCGGCGTTCGCCGCTGCCGGGCTCGGCCGCCGGGTCGTCGAGTACATCCTGGACGCGCGAGCGTTCCAGCGCATCGGCGGGGTGGACGGGGTGGACCCGGACGGTTCCACTGTCGGACAGCCCGGTTACCGCGACATCGTGGGTCGGCTGCCCGACGGCCGGACCGGGTACGTCAACGATCTGGGCGCGGTGGCCCGGGCGCGGGCCGTGGAGGCCTTCGTCGGTCGACAATTGTCCGACCCGCTGCTGCGTGGGCTGCACGTACGGTGGAAAGACGGATCAGCGGAGGGGTGGGCATGGCTGTCGGTACGCGAAGGCCGTTTTCTGTTTGAGCGGGTGCGGATCTGTCCGCACCGCCTGCAGTGTGGGATTGAGCCGGCGCGATTCGCCGAGGATCTGGCGGCGGCTGCGGTCGGGGAGCGGCTGAAGACACTCGAACTTGTCGAGCCGGAGTTGTGCGACCGCGCCCAGCTGCGTCGACGGTTGCACGCCCTGCGGGAGCGTCGTGCGCAGATGAGTGGCGAGTTCGCGTTCGATCATGTGGCGTTCGACTGA
- a CDS encoding transposase, translated as MLTSWKKTDEFAFLAEVSSVPLQQALRQRSRRSAEYTASAFRWRDGRLTLAKMSEPLDSVWSRPLPEGVSLSTVTVSQDLAGRWFVSLLCDDRIEPAPACSGSVGVDAGLDSLFTLSGGEKIPNPGHERRDRHRLTRAQRNLARKAQGSVNRAKARLAVARVHARIADRRRDHLHKLTTRLVRGTQTIVIEDLTVRNMRANHSLARAVSDAAWRQFRTMLAYKADWYGRDLVVVDRWFPSTR; from the coding sequence ATGCTCACGTCGTGGAAGAAGACCGACGAGTTCGCGTTCCTCGCCGAGGTGTCGTCGGTGCCGTTGCAACAGGCGCTGCGGCAGAGGTCGCGGCGGTCGGCGGAGTACACGGCCAGCGCGTTCCGGTGGCGCGACGGCCGGCTCACCCTGGCGAAGATGTCCGAACCGTTGGACAGCGTCTGGTCGCGGCCCCTGCCGGAGGGTGTATCGCTGTCGACGGTGACGGTGTCGCAGGACCTGGCGGGCCGCTGGTTCGTCTCCCTGCTCTGCGACGACCGGATCGAGCCGGCCCCGGCCTGCTCGGGCTCGGTGGGGGTCGACGCCGGTCTCGACAGCCTGTTCACCCTCTCGGGCGGGGAGAAGATCCCCAACCCGGGGCACGAACGCCGCGACCGGCATCGGCTGACCCGCGCCCAGCGGAACCTCGCGCGGAAGGCCCAAGGCTCCGTGAACCGGGCCAAAGCCCGGCTGGCGGTGGCCCGCGTCCATGCCCGGATCGCCGACCGCCGCCGTGACCACCTGCACAAGCTGACCACTCGGCTCGTTCGTGGAACCCAAACGATCGTGATCGAGGACCTGACCGTCCGCAACATGAGGGCCAACCACAGTCTGGCCCGCGCCGTCTCGGATGCGGCCTGGCGGCAGTTCCGCACCATGCTGGCCTACAAGGCCGACTGGTACGGCCGGGATCTGGTGGTCGTGGACCGCTGGTTCCCGTCGACCCGATGA
- a CDS encoding ferredoxin has protein sequence MKQPDGARLQIDWARCDGRGLCIEFLPELLTRDDWGFPVSVDGSREPVVPPALRRHADRAVANCPELALRLLPGPAATGG, from the coding sequence GTGAAGCAACCGGATGGCGCGCGGCTGCAAATCGACTGGGCCCGTTGCGACGGCCGTGGGCTGTGCATCGAGTTCCTTCCGGAGCTGCTGACCCGCGACGACTGGGGCTTTCCGGTGTCGGTCGACGGCAGCCGGGAACCGGTCGTGCCGCCGGCGCTGCGCCGGCACGCCGACCGGGCGGTGGCCAACTGCCCGGAGCTGGCGTTGCGGCTGCTCCCCGGGCCGGCCGCCACGGGCGGTTGA
- a CDS encoding ferric reductase-like transmembrane domain-containing protein: MTEAGWFVARGTGVMALILLSVVVVLGVGSRSGRPAFGLPRFAVSLVHRNAALLSIGLLTVHVVTLLFDPYAKLGVYDLFVPFGAQYRPLYMGMGTVASDVMLVLVVTSLLRRHLRPRLWRALHWLAYASWPAAFGHSIGTGTDSGEPWMLAVSVVCLVAVLGALGWRFVLWLRPRPRQPGTVAPARRASDATPARHTSDAAPVHQVAAGPIDGVEARPVRQWSYPSTTGGYAPPVSGYAGTTTSGSLLDMYRKPAASYQPVNASAAADDTPAAYGGSDAYGGYGQATYSEDARAQNPYAAAGYADPGYADPGYADPGYADPGYPDPGYPDPGYADPGPPYQAPVPASDPDWSDDLRYQPAAEYVAMYRGEGYDPVGSAYPAAEPAYGTGVEPAHGAESGPTYDATDMYRRTTYPPAGDSNSYREDPHTVSSGWRR; this comes from the coding sequence GTGACGGAAGCCGGGTGGTTCGTCGCGCGCGGCACCGGGGTGATGGCACTCATCCTGCTGTCGGTGGTGGTGGTGCTCGGCGTCGGCAGCAGATCCGGGCGGCCTGCATTCGGACTGCCCCGGTTCGCGGTCAGTCTCGTGCACCGTAACGCGGCGCTGCTGTCGATCGGGTTGCTGACCGTTCATGTCGTGACCCTGCTGTTCGACCCGTACGCCAAACTCGGGGTCTACGACCTGTTCGTCCCCTTCGGTGCGCAGTACCGGCCGCTCTACATGGGGATGGGCACCGTGGCCAGCGATGTCATGCTGGTCCTGGTGGTGACGAGCCTGCTGCGTCGGCACCTACGGCCCCGGCTGTGGCGGGCGTTGCACTGGCTGGCGTACGCCTCCTGGCCGGCGGCGTTCGGCCATTCCATCGGTACGGGCACCGACAGCGGCGAGCCCTGGATGCTGGCCGTCAGCGTCGTCTGCCTGGTCGCAGTACTCGGCGCGCTCGGTTGGCGATTCGTCCTGTGGCTGCGCCCCCGACCACGGCAGCCCGGTACCGTCGCCCCGGCCCGCCGGGCGTCTGACGCCACCCCGGCCCGTCACACGTCGGACGCTGCCCCGGTCCACCAGGTAGCTGCCGGACCCATCGACGGTGTCGAGGCGCGGCCGGTGCGGCAGTGGTCCTACCCGTCGACCACCGGCGGCTACGCACCGCCGGTCTCCGGGTACGCCGGCACGACCACCAGTGGCAGCCTGCTCGACATGTACCGCAAACCGGCCGCCAGCTACCAGCCGGTGAACGCGTCGGCGGCGGCGGACGACACGCCAGCGGCGTACGGCGGGTCCGATGCGTACGGCGGCTACGGCCAGGCGACCTACTCCGAGGACGCCCGGGCGCAGAACCCTTACGCCGCCGCCGGCTACGCCGATCCCGGCTACGCCGATCCCGGCTACGCCGATCCCGGCTACGCCGATCCCGGCTACCCGGACCCGGGCTACCCGGACCCGGGCTATGCCGATCCTGGTCCGCCGTACCAGGCGCCCGTACCCGCCTCCGATCCGGACTGGTCGGACGATCTGCGGTACCAGCCGGCGGCCGAGTACGTGGCCATGTACCGCGGGGAAGGCTACGACCCGGTCGGCTCGGCCTATCCGGCGGCGGAGCCGGCGTACGGCACCGGCGTGGAGCCGGCCCACGGTGCCGAGTCGGGACCGACCTACGACGCGACGGACATGTACCGTCGGACGACCTACCCGCCGGCCGGGGACTCCAACAGCTATCGTGAGGACCCGCACACGGTCTCCTCGGGGTGGCGCCGTTAG